In the Natrinema sp. CBA1119 genome, AGCTCCGTCGATACCCTCACCCTCGGCGAAATACAGGGCCTCGAGGGAGCGCTCGGACAACCGGCCGATGGTGCGGCGAACGAAACGGCAACCGAAACGAACGCGACCGGGAATGAAACGAACGCGACTACGAACGAGACCGACAACGAGACGAACACAACGGGGTGACGATCGAGGCCGACGCACCGAACCAAACGCCGTGAGGAACCGAGCGGCGTGACCGGCTCGAGCCGGTCGAGTGCCGCGTTCCAACGCGATCAGTTCGTTTCGGGTCGAGCCGCGATCCGGATCGATCAGTCGATACCGCGATCCGGATTGATGAGTCGATAATACGAGACGGCGAGCACCGTCCGACCGTCGCGGATCTCGCCGGTGACCACGGCGTCGGTCAGTTCCTCGAGGGGGAGTTCCATCGGACGAATGCTCTCGTTGTGGTCGAGTCGCTGCTCGGCGGTCGGTCGGCAGCCGTCGGCGACGAAGAAGTGTAGCACGGAGTCTGCGATCCCGTTGGCCGGCTCGACGGTCACCAGCGCCTCGAGTTCCGTGGCCTCGTACCCGGTCTCCTCGGCGAGTTCTCTCCGAGCCGCGGCCTCGAGATCGTCGTCATCGGGCTCGACTCCGCCGACGGGAAGTCCGCGGCTGATTCGCGAGACGGCCTGTCGCCACTCCTCGATGCAGACGACGTCGCCGTCGGGCGTGAACGGTAGGACGCAGACGCTCGGGGCGTCCGAAAGGTAGTCGAACTCGGATTCCGTGCCGTCGGGG is a window encoding:
- a CDS encoding NUDIX hydrolase, encoding MPTDPLAWDTRDRRVAYSCPGFDIVNESVRLPDGTESEFDYLSDAPSVCVLPFTPDGDVVCIEEWRQAVSRISRGLPVGGVEPDDDDLEAAARRELAEETGYEATELEALVTVEPANGIADSVLHFFVADGCRPTAEQRLDHNESIRPMELPLEELTDAVVTGEIRDGRTVLAVSYYRLINPDRGID